A part of Salvelinus alpinus chromosome 5, SLU_Salpinus.1, whole genome shotgun sequence genomic DNA contains:
- the LOC139577209 gene encoding MAP kinase-activated protein kinase 5 isoform X2 gives MSEDNNADIFIKETSILEEYNINWTQKLGAGISGPVRVCVKKSTQERLALKILIDRPKARNEVRLHMMCATHPNIVQIMEVYANSVQFPHESTPRERLLIVMEMMEGGELFHRISQHKHFTEKMASQVTKQIGQALEHCHSLNIAHRDLKPENLLFKDNSLDAPVKLCDFGFAKIDQGDLMTPQFTPYYVAPQVLEAQRRHQKEKSGIIPTSPTPYTYNKSCDLWSIGVIIYVMLCGYPPFYSKHHSRTIPKDMRKKIMTASFDFPEDEWSQISEMAKDIVRKLLKVKPEERLTIEGVLEHPWLNCTEALDNVLPSAQMMMDKAVVAGIQQAHAEQLANMRIQDLNVSLKPLHSVNNPILRKRKLLGKPSDGFFIHDPENGGEDSNVALEKLRDVIAQCILPQAGENEDEKLNEVMHEAWRFNRDCKLLRDGLQGLSWDGRAFTDKVDRLKLAEIVKQAIEPAVLAVALCRKLST, from the exons AGTTTGTGTTAAGAAGTCGACTCAGGAACGATTGGCCTTGAAGATCCTCATTGATCGTCCCAAGGCCAGAAATGAG GTGCGGCTTCACATGATGTGTGCCACACACCCCAACATCGTGCAGATTATGGAGGTGTATGCCAACAGTGTGCAGTTTCCTCACGAATCCACTCCAAG AGAGAGGTTACTGATCGTCATGGAGATGATGGAGGGAGGTGAGCTGTTCCACAGGATCAGTCAGCACAAACACTTCACAGAGAAGATGGCCAGCCAGGTCACTAAACAG ATCGGCCAGGCGCTGGAACACTGTCACTCACTGAATATTGCACACCGAGACCTGAAACCAGAGAACCTGCTCTTCAAGGATAACTCCCTG GATGCACCGGTGAAGTTGTGCGATTTTGGATTTGCCAAAATCGACCAGGGGGACTTGATGACCCCACAGTTCACGCCTTACTACGTTGCACCTCAG GTACTTGAGGCTCAAAGGCGACACCAGAAGGAAAAGTCTGGAATAATACCTACCTCACCCACCCCCTACACTTATAACAAG AGCTGTGACCTGTGGTCCATTGGGGTGATCATCTATGTGATGCTGTGTGGCTACCCTCCCTTCTACTCCAAGCACCATAGCCGCACCATCCCCAAGGACATGCGCAAGAAGATCATGACGGCCAGCTTCGACTTCCCCGAGGACGAGTGGAGCCAGATCTCTGAGATGGCCAAGGACATTGTTCGCAA GCTGCTGAAGGTGAAGCCTGAGGAGAGGCTGACCATCGAGGGGGTTTTGGAACACCCCTGGCTGAACTGCACAGAGGCTCTGGACAACGTGCTTCCTTCCGCTCAGATGATGATGGACAAG GCGGTGGTAGCTGGGATCCAGCAGGCCCATGCTGAACAGCTGGCTAACATGAGGATACAGGACCTTAACGTCAGCCTCAAGCCTCTCCACTCCGTTAATAACCCCATCCTGAGGAAAAGGAAGCTCCTAGG CAAGCCGAGTGATGGCTTCTTCATCCATGACCCAGAGAACGGCGGCGAGGACTCCAACGTGGCCCTGGAGAAACTACGAGACGTCATCGCTCAGTGTATCCTCCCACAGGCTG GGGAGAATGAGGATGAGAAGCTGAATGAGGTGATGCATGAGGCTTGGCGTTTCAACCGGGACTGCAAACTGCTGCGAGACGGGCTGCAGGGTCTCAGCTGGGACG GACGGGCCTTTACTGACAAAGTGGATCGCTTGAAGTTGGCTGAAATAGTGAAGCAGGCCATAGAG CCTGCTGTGTTGGCGGTAGCGCTCTGCAGGAAACTATCCACATGA
- the LOC139577209 gene encoding MAP kinase-activated protein kinase 5 isoform X1: protein MSEDNNADIFIKETSILEEYNINWTQKLGAGISGPVRVCVKKSTQERLALKILIDRPKARNEVRLHMMCATHPNIVQIMEVYANSVQFPHESTPRERLLIVMEMMEGGELFHRISQHKHFTEKMASQVTKQIGQALEHCHSLNIAHRDLKPENLLFKDNSLDAPVKLCDFGFAKIDQGDLMTPQFTPYYVAPQVLEAQRRHQKEKSGIIPTSPTPYTYNKSCDLWSIGVIIYVMLCGYPPFYSKHHSRTIPKDMRKKIMTASFDFPEDEWSQISEMAKDIVRKLLKVKPEERLTIEGVLEHPWLNCTEALDNVLPSAQMMMDKAVVAGIQQAHAEQLANMRIQDLNVSLKPLHSVNNPILRKRKLLGSKPSDGFFIHDPENGGEDSNVALEKLRDVIAQCILPQAGENEDEKLNEVMHEAWRFNRDCKLLRDGLQGLSWDGRAFTDKVDRLKLAEIVKQAIEPAVLAVALCRKLST from the exons AGTTTGTGTTAAGAAGTCGACTCAGGAACGATTGGCCTTGAAGATCCTCATTGATCGTCCCAAGGCCAGAAATGAG GTGCGGCTTCACATGATGTGTGCCACACACCCCAACATCGTGCAGATTATGGAGGTGTATGCCAACAGTGTGCAGTTTCCTCACGAATCCACTCCAAG AGAGAGGTTACTGATCGTCATGGAGATGATGGAGGGAGGTGAGCTGTTCCACAGGATCAGTCAGCACAAACACTTCACAGAGAAGATGGCCAGCCAGGTCACTAAACAG ATCGGCCAGGCGCTGGAACACTGTCACTCACTGAATATTGCACACCGAGACCTGAAACCAGAGAACCTGCTCTTCAAGGATAACTCCCTG GATGCACCGGTGAAGTTGTGCGATTTTGGATTTGCCAAAATCGACCAGGGGGACTTGATGACCCCACAGTTCACGCCTTACTACGTTGCACCTCAG GTACTTGAGGCTCAAAGGCGACACCAGAAGGAAAAGTCTGGAATAATACCTACCTCACCCACCCCCTACACTTATAACAAG AGCTGTGACCTGTGGTCCATTGGGGTGATCATCTATGTGATGCTGTGTGGCTACCCTCCCTTCTACTCCAAGCACCATAGCCGCACCATCCCCAAGGACATGCGCAAGAAGATCATGACGGCCAGCTTCGACTTCCCCGAGGACGAGTGGAGCCAGATCTCTGAGATGGCCAAGGACATTGTTCGCAA GCTGCTGAAGGTGAAGCCTGAGGAGAGGCTGACCATCGAGGGGGTTTTGGAACACCCCTGGCTGAACTGCACAGAGGCTCTGGACAACGTGCTTCCTTCCGCTCAGATGATGATGGACAAG GCGGTGGTAGCTGGGATCCAGCAGGCCCATGCTGAACAGCTGGCTAACATGAGGATACAGGACCTTAACGTCAGCCTCAAGCCTCTCCACTCCGTTAATAACCCCATCCTGAGGAAAAGGAAGCTCCTAGG CAGCAAGCCGAGTGATGGCTTCTTCATCCATGACCCAGAGAACGGCGGCGAGGACTCCAACGTGGCCCTGGAGAAACTACGAGACGTCATCGCTCAGTGTATCCTCCCACAGGCTG GGGAGAATGAGGATGAGAAGCTGAATGAGGTGATGCATGAGGCTTGGCGTTTCAACCGGGACTGCAAACTGCTGCGAGACGGGCTGCAGGGTCTCAGCTGGGACG GACGGGCCTTTACTGACAAAGTGGATCGCTTGAAGTTGGCTGAAATAGTGAAGCAGGCCATAGAG CCTGCTGTGTTGGCGGTAGCGCTCTGCAGGAAACTATCCACATGA